One part of the Amyelois transitella isolate CPQ chromosome 10, ilAmyTran1.1, whole genome shotgun sequence genome encodes these proteins:
- the LOC106137673 gene encoding uncharacterized protein LOC106137673, producing MLPRPLDRSTMRLIICLVLLAYVADAAKKFEGTLRSAAEAPAQDNLAVESGTPEPVVVAAPQEYKNPSAPPSPPPKIVPEDPVESASSVPETASGGVPPSAPSGISAPSAPANSLEECDPEMIGFELVTGYVFSAPSHILDDIPGTLMLTDCLEQCQANDTCRAVNYETGLCVLFSSDADQLPGALTKSQFPVFTIYAQKSCLGVRPCERAWCFDRVRGYHLKGRGKRTHTVGSRQMCLDLCLGENEFVCRSANYNNKTGECVLSNMDRITLAGTNSFQPNEDTDYLENNCVEEPTKLCEFKKMNGRILKTVDSVYQDVQTVEECRELCLNSPFRCHSYDHGDTGDHVCRLSHHSRATLADIQDPYLEVPEAATFELSSCYNVSIDCRAGDMVARIQTSKLFDGKIYAKGSPNSCVVDVKQSLEFELPMGYNNIECNVKQNGLGRYLNDVVIQHHDTIVTSSDLGLAVTCQYDLTNKTVANEVDLGIHGDIKTGLTEEVTVDSPNVAMRVTDRSGDDTITSAEVGDPLALRFEIIDQNSPFEIFVRELVAMDGVDSSEIVLIDSDGCPTDDFIMGPVLKSAPNGKMLLSHFDAFKFPSSEVVQFRALVSPCMPSCEPVQCDGGPNELRSVMSYGRRKRRSTPAAPTDDMLLVQTIQITDKFGFDKQRAKNVTEDSVYIRETDVTCVNAAGAMLAAAAFLAAQLVVLAAWTCSWQRRRAASKAAELLPGPTAPSALCKVYDASFSRAHQRHF from the exons ATGTTGCCACGGCCTCTGGATAGAAGCACAATGCGGCTTATAATCTGTTTAGTATTATTGGCGTACGTCGCTGATGCGGCAAAAAAGTTCGAGGGTACGCTAAGATCAGCGGCTGAAGCGCCCGCGCAAGACAATCTGGCCGTGGAATCTGGGACTCCAGAGCCAGTAGTTGTGGCCGCGCCCCAAGAATACAAGAACCCTAGCGCTCCACCGTCGCCGCCACCCAAGATAGTACCTGAAGATCCAGTGGAATCTGCATCTTCTGTTCCCGAAACAGCTTCAGGAGGTGTGCCTCCTTCAGCGCCTAGTGGAATTTCGGCGCCATCAGCACCAGCCAATTCTTTAGAAGAGTGCGACCCAGAAATGATAGGATTTGAACTTGTAACTGG GTACGTGTTCTCGGCGCCGTCTCACATACTAGACGACATCCCCGGCACTCTGATGTTGACCGACTGCCTGGAGCAGTGTCAGGCCAACGACACCTGTCGAGCAGTCAACTACGAGACCGGCCTATGCGTGCTCTTCAGCTCTGACGCGGACCAATTACCTG GTGCGCTGACAAAGTCACAATTCCCCGTATTCACAATTTACGCTCAGAAGTCATGCCTTGGCGTGCGCCCGTGCGAGCGCGCTTGGTGTTTCGACCGCGTTCGTGGGTACCACCTCAAAGGGCGAGGCAAGAGGACGCACACCGTTGGCTCGAGGCAGATGTGCCTCGATCTGTGCCTCGGCGAGAACGAGTTTGTGTGCag ATCGGCGAACTACAATAACAAGACTGGAGAGTGTGTACTATCGAACATGGACCGTATTACACTAGCGGGAACTAACTCTTTCCAACCAAATGAGG ataccGACTACTTGGAAAACAACTGCGTCGAAGAACCAACAAAATTATGCGAATTCAAAAAGATGAATGGGAGAATTCTGAAGACTGTCGACTCTGTATATCAAGATGTACAGACAGTTGAAGAATGTCGAGAATTGTGTCTAAATTCACCTTTCCGTTGCCACTCGTATGATCACGGCGACACTGGAGATCATGTGTGTCGTCTATCTCATCATTCTCGCGCAACTCTTGCTGATATtcag gACCCATACCTTGAAGTACCCGAAGCGGCCACTTTCGAGCTTTCTTCATGTTACAATGTTTCAATCGACTGTCGCGCTGGTGATATGGTCGCTAGAATTCAAACATCTAAGCTATTCGATGGCAAGATCTACGCGAAAGGCAGTCCCAATTCTTGCGTTGTGGATGTTAAACAAAGTCTTGAATTTGAGCTCCCTATGGGATATAACAACATTGAATGTAATGTGAAACAAAATGGACTTGGCAG ATACCTCAATGACGTCGTCATTCAACACCATGATACCATCGTCACATCATCTGATCTAGGTTTAGCTGTAACATGCCAATATGACCTCACTAACAAAACTGTCGCGAATGAAGTCGATCTCGGCATTCACGGTGACATCAAAACGGGACTGACAGAGGAAGTGACTGTTGATTCACCTAACGTAGCTATGCGCGTTACAGATAGGAGTGGAGACGATACTATTACATCAGCTGAAGTCGGAGATCCTTTG GCTCTTCGTTTCGAAATCATCGACCAGAATTCACCTTTCGAAATATTCGTGCGGGAATTAGTTGCTATGGATGGAGTAGATTCGAGTGAAATTGTACTAATCGACAGCGACGGTTGTCCAACTGACGATTTCATTATGGGACCAGTATTGAAATCGGCACCAAACGGAAAG ATGCTGTTGTCGCACTTTGACGCCTTCAAGTTCCCCTCATCTGAAGTCGTGCAATTCCGTGCTTTGGTCAGTCCCTGTATGCCAAGCTGCGAGCCGGTACAATGTGATGGTGGCCCGAACGAACTCCGCTCTGTCATGTCTTACGGCCGTAGGAAGAGGCGCTCTACTCCTGCTGCACCTACCGATGACATGCTTCTAGTGCAAACGATCCAAATAACTGACAAGTTCGGATTTGACAAACAACGTGCCAAGAATGTAACTGAAGACTCTGTTTACATCAGAGAAACAGATGTTACCTGTGTAAATGCAGCGGGAGCTATGCTCGCAGCGGCTGCTTTCTTGGCCGCGCAACTAGTCGTACTAGCAGCATGGACGTGCAGTTGGCAGCGACGACGTGCGGCTTCAAAAGCTGCAGAACTCCTTCCCGGTCCCACCGCTCCCTCTGCTCTTTGCAAAGTCTACGATGCCAGTTTCTCTCGTGCACACCAGAGGCACTTCTGA